The window CGCCAAGAAACTGGGCCGCACGAGAGACGTGACGCTCCGCAGCGATTGGGAAGAGGTAAAGATCGACATCATGCGACAGGCCGTGCGGAAGAAGTTTCGCACGCATCGGCAACTGACGGAGTTGCTGCTGGAAACCGGCGAAGAACCGCTCGTCGAAGCCGCGCCCATGGATTACTTCTGGGGCCGCGGCAGATCAGGAAGCGGGAAGAATTGGTTAGGAAAGATTTTAATGGAAGTGCGCGAAGAGTTACGCACGCAAGTAGTATCGGAATGAAATCATGAGTCGTGGAAATAGAGCTAAACAAGGACAAGAGACAGTTGGGATCGTGGACCGCGGTTGGTATGAATCGGCGGGAGAGCGAGTCGACATTCGTACGCAAGTCGACCGATGTGTTAAGAGCACAGCGTTGCACCGGCCCACGGATTTGCAACGGCAGGTCGAGCAACTTCCGCCCGCACCGCGACAGACGCCCACGGTGTTACGAGTCTCGAACGAGACGACGCTGTCGGCTGCGCGGCGGATGGTTTGCGAAGAGGGAAAGTCAAAGACACTCGCGCTGAACTTCGCTTCGGCCAAGAACCCCGGCGGTGGCTTTCTCGGCGGCAGCCAGGCGCAAGAAGAGAGCCTCGCGCGCTCGTCGGCGCTATATGCATCGTTGCTTTCGCAGCCGGGATACTACGACGCCAATCGGCTCTTCAGGTCGGCACTCTACACCGATCACATGATCCTGAGTCCCGCTGTGCCGGTCTTCCGAGATGACGACGGGGAATTTTTGCGGCAGCCGTACTTGCTGAGCATATTGACCGCGCCCGCTCCCAACGCTGGAGCCATCACGGTGAACTCGCCGCATCTGAACGAGCAAGTGATGCCGACGATCAAAACTCGCCTGCACAAATTGCTCGCGCTGGCAGCGGTAAATGGCTATGAGCATTTGCTACTTGGTGCTTGGGGTTGTGGCGTGTTTCGGAATGACCCCTCGGCCGTCGCAGGATTGTTCGCACAAGCCCTGCTGAATGACGAACAATTCCGCAATCGGTTCGTCAGTGTGGAGTTCGCGGTGCTCGATACACAGCCTGGCGAGCAGATCATCGGACCGTTTCGCGAAGCTTTTGGAGGCGGAACATGAGCAGATTTGAAGCGGCAGGTTCAGTTGGCGAGGCGAAACGGTATTCTGGCGTTGTGCGATCAATTGCAAATGGCCATGAAAATAAAGTCTGAAATATGAGCGAACCCGAACTGAAAAAGCTGTTTCCCGGCAAGCACATCTCGCTCGTGGCCCGTGGCAAATGGGAGTTTGTCACCCGTAATACGAACAGGCCGGCCGTCGGCATTGTGGCGATCACGGACGACGAAAAAGTGGTGCTCGTCGAACAAGCACGGCCTGCGACGAATGCGACGTTGATCGAACTGCCGGCAGGATTGGCGGGAGACGTTGCCGGAGCAGAACAAGAGCCGCTGGTGGAAGCGGCGAAGCGGGAATTGCTGGAAGAGACGGGATACACGGCCGAGCGCTGGACAGAGTTAGTCAGCGGTTACTCATCGCCGGGACTAACAGATGAATTGATCGTGCTGTTCCTGGCTGAAGGCTTGAAGAAGGTGAACGCTGGCGGCGGCGATGGGAGTGAGAACATCGTGGTGCATGAAGTGCCGGTGA is drawn from Anatilimnocola floriformis and contains these coding sequences:
- a CDS encoding TIGR02452 family protein, giving the protein MSRGNRAKQGQETVGIVDRGWYESAGERVDIRTQVDRCVKSTALHRPTDLQRQVEQLPPAPRQTPTVLRVSNETTLSAARRMVCEEGKSKTLALNFASAKNPGGGFLGGSQAQEESLARSSALYASLLSQPGYYDANRLFRSALYTDHMILSPAVPVFRDDDGEFLRQPYLLSILTAPAPNAGAITVNSPHLNEQVMPTIKTRLHKLLALAAVNGYEHLLLGAWGCGVFRNDPSAVAGLFAQALLNDEQFRNRFVSVEFAVLDTQPGEQIIGPFREAFGGGT
- a CDS encoding NADAR family protein, which codes for MAIEFYSKTTAYNEFSNFSPHGIEMEAKWYPTIEHYFQAMKFPGDEQAEKIRLAKTPAIAKKLGRTRDVTLRSDWEEVKIDIMRQAVRKKFRTHRQLTELLLETGEEPLVEAAPMDYFWGRGRSGSGKNWLGKILMEVREELRTQVVSE
- a CDS encoding NUDIX hydrolase — encoded protein: MSEPELKKLFPGKHISLVARGKWEFVTRNTNRPAVGIVAITDDEKVVLVEQARPATNATLIELPAGLAGDVAGAEQEPLVEAAKRELLEETGYTAERWTELVSGYSSPGLTDELIVLFLAEGLKKVNAGGGDGSENIVVHEVPVNAVLAWLAQRGSKADMKLLAGLYVAMQMRSSE